In the genome of Mucisphaera calidilacus, one region contains:
- a CDS encoding PEP-CTERM sorting domain-containing protein produces the protein MNTKFSLIATLALAGVAQAASINYGTFVSDNVTFTDVTESSNTAPLPLFDAPNVAGDALTFGPIEFGSESNGAGAKIVDSQLRTEITTNGVGIDTLTIFESGDYTLIGDTQAFAIASVAAPVFIDITEVDGVAVDGPEVIANLVFSPSGGVFALADGIAVGVPWTGDLTVDIDSLVAGNVTGLTLTFDNTLSVATSEATAGLIKKKLAKIDVDLVPEPASAALLALGLFGIARRGH, from the coding sequence ATGAACACCAAGTTTTCACTGATCGCGACACTTGCACTTGCCGGAGTGGCTCAGGCCGCTTCGATCAACTACGGAACGTTTGTTTCCGACAACGTCACGTTCACCGACGTGACCGAGTCGTCGAACACCGCTCCGCTCCCACTGTTCGACGCCCCGAACGTCGCCGGTGATGCCCTAACCTTCGGCCCCATCGAATTCGGCTCCGAGTCGAACGGTGCCGGTGCCAAGATCGTGGACAGCCAGCTCCGCACCGAGATCACCACCAACGGCGTCGGCATCGACACGCTGACCATCTTCGAGTCTGGCGACTACACCCTCATCGGTGACACCCAGGCCTTCGCCATCGCCAGCGTCGCCGCCCCCGTCTTCATCGACATCACCGAAGTCGATGGCGTCGCGGTCGACGGCCCCGAAGTCATCGCGAACCTCGTCTTCTCGCCCAGCGGCGGCGTCTTCGCCCTCGCCGACGGCATCGCGGTCGGCGTGCCCTGGACCGGCGACCTCACCGTTGACATCGACAGCCTCGTCGCTGGCAACGTCACCGGCCTGACCCTCACCTTCGACAACACCCTCTCCGTCGCGACCAGCGAAGCAACCGCCGGCCTCATCAAGAAGAAGCTGGCCAAGATCGACGTCGACCTGGTTCCCGAGCCCGCCTCGGCAGCCCTGCTCGCACTCGGCCTCTTCGGTATCGCCCGCCGCGGCCACTGA
- a CDS encoding ATP-dependent DNA helicase RecG, whose amino-acid sequence MTPPKASTSPPSLAMAITDAPYTNNILLQGYDRLGIRSVADLIRHYPARYEIRPDHTPIASLTHNANGSTSGTLTSSRWVAGWGRAKGRFEAVLQDDSESLRLVWFNSPFLRDKLHPGITIAVTGKVKRSNGFLEMVNPRWSELAGDQTDPDEASPPIRPVYPTTEGLTSDRIAGHIKRTLDWALPHVQDPIPESLRSKQNLLPLDRTFDLIHRPQSEDDYKAARRRLAYNELILLQLGIQLKRAHTHHRYASPAIESSERVDQRIRDRLPFTLTPAQDHAVRQIAQDLATPVPMNRLLQGDVGAGKTLVAVYAMLLAASQGWSSALMAPTEVLAVQHYQRLAELLRDAELPVDLVTAGIDTPTLTPDNPRLLVGTQALLNREGITDRIALVIIDEQHRFGVRQRGHLRQTTQTSATGVLQKIHRPHQLVMTATPIPRTLALSLFGDLDVSTISQPPSGRRPIRTVVSPPQQIDIVHADILKRVAAGEPGFIVLPTIDDQGDDDQTAKGVEARARQLMNSPLGEYGIEIAHGRMTPAQRAAAMKAFSNGRSRVLVATTVIEVGVDVPDAGWMVIEQADRFGLAQLHQLRGRIGRTTGDKPCICHLIAQPTTDQGQQRMAAITQSTDGFKIAELDLQIRGMGEFYGTRQAGASPLRMATLPDDEALLKLAGRDANDIIKSDPSLSNPEHKLLRKVLERQLGENIDLIDIA is encoded by the coding sequence GTGACCCCACCTAAAGCCTCAACCTCTCCACCCTCGCTCGCCATGGCCATCACCGATGCGCCATACACCAACAACATCCTCCTCCAGGGATACGACCGCCTCGGCATACGCTCCGTCGCCGATCTCATCCGCCACTACCCCGCCCGCTACGAGATCCGGCCCGACCACACCCCCATCGCCAGCCTGACGCACAACGCCAACGGATCCACCTCAGGCACACTCACCTCCAGCCGCTGGGTCGCCGGCTGGGGACGAGCCAAAGGCCGCTTCGAGGCCGTCCTGCAGGACGACTCCGAAAGCCTCAGACTCGTCTGGTTCAACAGCCCCTTCCTGCGCGACAAACTCCACCCCGGCATCACCATCGCCGTCACCGGCAAAGTCAAACGCTCCAACGGCTTTCTCGAAATGGTCAACCCACGCTGGTCCGAACTCGCCGGCGACCAGACCGACCCCGACGAAGCCAGCCCGCCCATCAGACCCGTCTACCCCACCACCGAGGGACTCACCTCCGACCGCATCGCAGGCCACATCAAACGAACCCTCGACTGGGCATTGCCCCACGTCCAGGACCCCATCCCCGAATCCCTCCGCAGCAAGCAGAATCTCCTGCCCCTCGACCGAACCTTCGACCTTATCCACCGCCCCCAGTCCGAAGACGACTACAAGGCCGCCCGACGCCGCCTCGCCTACAACGAACTCATCCTGCTCCAACTCGGCATCCAGCTCAAACGCGCCCACACCCACCATCGTTACGCCTCGCCCGCCATCGAATCCTCCGAACGCGTCGACCAGCGTATCCGTGACCGCCTCCCCTTCACCCTCACCCCCGCACAGGACCACGCCGTCCGCCAGATCGCCCAGGACCTCGCCACACCCGTCCCCATGAACCGACTCCTCCAGGGCGATGTCGGCGCCGGCAAGACCCTCGTCGCCGTCTACGCCATGCTCCTCGCCGCCTCTCAGGGTTGGTCCTCGGCTCTGATGGCACCCACCGAGGTCCTCGCCGTCCAGCACTATCAGCGCCTCGCCGAACTCCTCCGCGACGCCGAACTCCCCGTCGACCTCGTCACCGCCGGCATCGACACCCCCACGCTCACGCCCGACAACCCCCGACTCCTCGTCGGCACCCAGGCCCTGCTCAACCGCGAGGGCATCACCGACCGCATCGCACTCGTCATCATCGACGAGCAGCACCGCTTTGGCGTCCGGCAACGCGGCCACCTGCGCCAGACCACACAAACCTCGGCCACGGGCGTCCTCCAGAAGATCCACCGCCCCCACCAGCTCGTCATGACCGCCACGCCGATCCCGCGAACCCTCGCCCTCTCACTCTTTGGCGACCTCGACGTCTCCACCATCAGCCAGCCGCCCAGCGGACGACGACCCATCCGCACCGTCGTCAGCCCGCCCCAGCAGATCGACATCGTCCACGCCGACATCCTCAAACGCGTCGCCGCAGGCGAGCCCGGCTTCATCGTCCTCCCCACCATCGACGACCAGGGCGACGACGACCAGACCGCCAAAGGCGTTGAAGCCCGCGCCCGGCAGCTCATGAACAGCCCGCTCGGCGAATACGGCATCGAGATCGCCCACGGACGCATGACCCCCGCCCAGCGTGCCGCCGCCATGAAAGCCTTCAGCAACGGCAGGAGCCGCGTCCTCGTCGCCACCACCGTCATCGAGGTCGGCGTCGACGTCCCCGACGCAGGCTGGATGGTCATCGAGCAGGCCGACCGCTTCGGCCTCGCCCAGCTCCACCAACTCCGCGGACGCATCGGACGCACCACAGGCGACAAACCCTGCATCTGCCACCTCATCGCACAACCCACCACCGATCAGGGCCAGCAGCGCATGGCAGCCATCACACAATCCACCGACGGCTTCAAGATCGCCGAACTTGACCTCCAGATCCGCGGCATGGGCGAGTTCTACGGCACCCGGCAGGCCGGCGCATCACCGCTCCGGATGGCAACCCTCCCCGACGACGAAGCCCTCCTCAAACTCGCCGGACGCGACGCCAACGACATCATCAAAAGCGATCCCTCCCTCTCCAACCCCGAACACAAGCTCCTCCGCAAGGTGCTCGAACGCCAACTCGGCGAGAACATCGACCTCATCGACATCGCCTGA